CCGGGTCGCGCTACATCGTGTCGAAGCTTATGTTTCCCCGCGAAATAAAGGTTCGATTACCGTTCTTGAAAGATCAGGCTATCAGCTTGAAGGATTATTACGACAAATCCTCTATATAAACGGTGTGTGGGAAGATCATTATATGTATGCAATGATTGAGGACGACTTTTGAAAGGGTAAGACCGCTTTGCGGAAACTAAAAGCAAAATTAAAAAGCCGATTCCGGTAAAAAGGAATCGGCTTTTGCTTATTATTTTGTAGATTGCCCGGGAAATATGTCGAATACCTAATTATTTTCATACCCGTCAATAATGGTATCCAATTCACCGGTTGTCGGGTTAATAACCAATCCATGAATAGGAACTTTTGGATCCATCAATGGGTGATTTCGTACCTGTTCCACACTAGCTTTAACACTCTCGTTTACATCTTCGAATCCATGTAGCCATCCTTCCATATCAATGCCTGAATATTGAAGGGTTTTGAAAAGGCTTTTGTCGATTCCACGTTCAACCATATCTTCGATGATATGCTCAGTGTCAATCGAATTCATCCCGCAGTCATGATGTCCGATGATAAATACTTCATCGGCTTGAAGTTCATAGACCGCAATAAGAATGCTACGCATGATTCCACCGAAAGGATGCGTAACTACAGCGCCAGCACTTTTGATGATCTTGGCGTCGCCATTTTTTAGGTTCATTGATTTGAGTAGAAGTTCCGTAAGGCGTGTGTCCATGCATGTTAAAATAACGATTCTTTTATCAGGGAATTTCGTTGTAGAATACTGTTCGTATTCTTTTTCATTCACAAACTGCTGATTATGTTCAAGTATTTCACCAAGAAGTGTCATAGAAAAAGCTCCCATCTGTTTGGATTTCAGCCTCGGGCGGTTGCCTCCGGTTTCATTCTACCCATTGTACTGAAAAAAGGGGAAAAAGAAAAGAGCTGCCTATGCAGCTCTTAGTAATCTTAGTAATTTGTATCTGGTTTAGGATCTATTTTAGTCGCTTCAGAAGAATCAAATGCTTTAACTAGAAAATGCATGATGAATCCTGCTGATAGACCAAGCATTACCATGTATCCAATAACTGTTAAGTACATTAAGCCCATATCATTGACCCCTCTCATTATCATAATCATAATCTCTCTATCTGTATTATACCTTATTTAGATGAAAAATTTAAGGGGTTCGTGAACAATCGTAATCAATTGTG
Above is a window of Sporosarcina sp. 6E9 DNA encoding:
- a CDS encoding carbonic anhydrase encodes the protein MTLLGEILEHNQQFVNEKEYEQYSTTKFPDKRIVILTCMDTRLTELLLKSMNLKNGDAKIIKSAGAVVTHPFGGIMRSILIAVYELQADEVFIIGHHDCGMNSIDTEHIIEDMVERGIDKSLFKTLQYSGIDMEGWLHGFEDVNESVKASVEQVRNHPLMDPKVPIHGLVINPTTGELDTIIDGYENN